A region of the Planctomycetaceae bacterium genome:
CCGAAACCGGTGAACAGGCTCGCACGATCACCACGTACAGCAAGCAGGTCACGTCACTGGAGTTCGTCGGCATGCAGGACGAATTCATCAGCAGCAGCGGTGACCGGCGAATCTTTCGTCACCGCGCGGGCGATGGTGCCGGCGTGCGGGAATTCTCCGGATGCCCTGACTACGTCTATTGCACAGCCGTCACATTCGACGGCAGCATCGTGGCGGCCGGCTGCGAAGACGGCATCCTGCGCGTGTGGAACGGTGCTGACGGTGCGGAGGTCGCAAAGTTCGAACCGGCGAAATAACGTCAGCGGGTGCCTGGTCGGGCGACCAGCTACAATGTCGGCGATGTTCCTTCGCAGCATTCACAGCGATCGTCCGACGTGACTTCTCCCGACGAAGAAACCGGTTTCGAACTGCAGGGTTTTCCCGTTCACCGGGGCGAATCCGACCTGCGTTCGCGCGAACCGGTGGAAATTCTGGCCTCGCAGTTTGTGGAGGAACTGCGGCAGGGCAGGAAGCCGTCCATTGAAATCTACGCCAGGCGATATCCGCGGCATGCTCACACGATCCGAGATTCGTTCCCGATGCTGGCACTGCTCGAACAGGCTCGATCGCAGAACGAAGCGGCGGCCATCCGCCGCAACATGCCGGAACGATTTCCGTTTCACCGGCTGGGACGCTGCGAACTGCTGTGCGAAATCGGCCGCGGCGGGATGGGTGTTGTCTTTCAGGGACGCGAATCGGGTGGTCACATTGTCGCGGTGAAAGTGCTGCCGTGGCGTGTTGCCGTTGTTCCCGAATGGCAGCGGCGGTTTGAGGCGGAAGCCAGGATCGCGGCCGGCCTCAGGCATCGCAACATCGTTCCCGTGTATCGCTTCGGGCAGGAACACGGCTATTGCTATTACGTGATGCAGTTCGTCAACGGAGTCGGTCTGGACAGCATCATCGAACGACTGCGTGAAACCGAAGGTGTTGTTTATCAGGACGAAATCCGGCGCAAGGAAGCCGATCAGCCCAGCGGTTTTATTTCCAGCACGGAACTGCGGGCGCTTACCACAGCGGCTGACGTCGAACAGGCTGACGACAGCAAACGCAAACGCCTGACTCGCACGTCGTGGAAAAGCTTTACGCAGATCGCCATCCAGACAGCTCAGGCACTGCGCCACGCCCATTCGGCGGGAATTTTGCACAACGACATCAAGCCCGCCAACATTCTGCTCGACGCCAGCGGTCGCGTCTGGATCAGTGACTTCGGCCTGTCCCAGCCGATTGACCAGCGAGACACCACGGTGGCTCAGCGGCTGATGGGAACTCTGCGATACATGGCCCCGGAACGCTTTCTGGGAACACACGATGCCACCAGTGATCTGTATTCGCTGGGAATCACGCTTTACGAACTGGCGACACTGGTCAACGCCTGGGAATCGACCTCCGAAGACAAAATGGTGTCGATGATTCTGGAACAGTCGCCTCCCGCGCCGAGGCAGATTCAGAGCGACATTCCGAAAGGCCTGGAGACGATCATTCTGAACTGCATCGCCCGGCATCCCACCGATCGCTACTCCTGCGCCGACGACCTGCTGAACGATCTGCTGAAGTTCAGCCACGGCCAGAAAGTCAGCTCGACCAAACGATCGTCGTTTTCCGGATTCTTCAACAGCATCCGCAAGCGAACAGAATCCTGACGATGGCGGTGTTCGGGGATGTTGCCCGGATGATGCCCAGACGCAAAACTCGCGGACACTATCCGGACTTCACGCGGTCCCGCCGATTGCCTTCCAGCGCAGCCAGTGATCGGCAATTACGATCGCCACCATGGCTTCGCCCATCGGAACAAATCTGGGAAGCAGGCAGGGATCGTGGCGGCCTTTGGTGGAAATCGTTGTGGGCCGGCCGTCGCGAGTCACGGTGGACTGCTCCCGAGCCAGGCTGCTGGTGGGTTTGATGGCGGCTCGCAGCACGATCGGCAATCCGGAACTGATGCCGCCCAGCATTCCGCCGTGACGGTTGGACGACGTCGTAATGCGCGCCGGTGAGCCTTCAGCGGAATCGCCGGATACAAACAGATCGTTGTTCTGGCTGCCGCGAAGTTCCGCGCAGCCGAATCCGATGCCGTATTCGACACCCAGGACCGCCGGCAGGCTGAAGAGTGCTTTTCCCAGATCGGCTTTCAGTTTGTCGAAGACTGGCTCCCCCAGTCCGGCGGGGATTCCGGTGGCGACGATTTCCGACACGCCGCCGATCGAATCCGTGTCCCGGCGAACTTCTTCAATCAGAGCCACCATCTTTGCCGCGGCGTCGGGATCCGGGCAGCGGACGAAATTGGGGCTGCCATCCGGCAGAGTCTCCACCTGCTGCAGGGTCACGTTCTCCGGCGCTTCGATGCTGGCTTTGACATGTCCGATCTGAGTCACATAGCCGGTGACCTTTCCGCCGAAGTCCCGTTCGATCAGCTTCTTCGCGATGACACCGGCGGCCACGCGAGCGGTCGTTTCGCGAGCACTGCTGCGTCCTCCGCCCCGGTAGTCCCGAAAACCGTAACGGGCGTCGAACGTGAAGTCGGCATGACCCGGCCGGTACTTGTCGCGGATATCTGAATAGTCGCGGCTGCGCTGATCGGTGTTGCGAATCAGGATGGCGATGCTGGTTCCGGTCGTGCGGCCTTCGAAGACTCCGGCCAGGATTTCCGGCACGTCGGCTTCCTGCCGCTGCGTGACCAGATGACTCTGCCCCGGCCGGCGACGTTCCAGGTCGGTCATCAGATCGTCCACGCTGAGGGGCAACCCGGGAGGCACTCCGTCGACGATGACAACGTTGCCGGGGCCGTGGCTTTCACCGGCGGTGGTGATGCGGAAGCACTGACCGAAGGAATTGCCGGGCATGGACTCTCTCAGGACAAGCGGATGCTGTGAATTGCCGGATGCGGCTGGACTCAACCGGGCGAATCGCCGTATTCTTCGGCGGCGGCTACGATAAGTGTCAGACGCAACGCGCAGAAGTGACAACGCGGGATTTTTCAACGGAATAGACGCACTCCATGCCGGTTCCTCAACTCAGTGAACTTGGTCCGTGGCTCACTTATCTGTCCGGCCTGACGTCGATCATCATCGTCGCGGCCGCAGCGTTTCACGTGTTCTGTTTCTTTGTGTTGTGGGTCTGGTATCGCCGCGATCTGTCGGTCATCGCCGGAGCACTGGATGATTTTACCCGCGGACTGAAGCATCGCAGCGTGCTGGGCCGATCGGCTCCGCTGACCAATCAGATCGACGCGTTCGTCGCCGACATCAACGACGTCGTCAACGATCCCAGCCGCCAGGCGGACCGCGTCGAATGCTTGCGACGCATGCACATTCTGGATGAACGCCGCAGCTACCTGGATTCGCTGTCGTTTGAAACCGCCGGCAACATGGCTCGCACGATGATCGAAGCCTATCCGCTGGCGGGAGTCCTGGGGACGATTCTGGCAATCGGTGCCGGCATTCAGCGCCCCGGTGCGTCAGCCGACGGAGCTGGCGTGTCGGATGTGGCGGCGACGATGTCCGGAATTGTCGCCCGCTTCGGAGACGCCATCTGGTCGACGTTCTGCGGATTGCTGGCCGCCATCATCCTGATGTTCATCAACAGCCTGCTGGAGACCCGGTTTGATCGCCTGACTCAAAGCCGATCACACGTGCGAGACATGGTGGCGGGGGCCAAGCGGGAACTGGCGATGACGGCCACCGTGTCGTCGAAGGATGGCGCTGCGTCTTCCGGTGCTGTGACTTCCGGCAGCGCTGCGGCGGGGAAATCCGGCGGGGAGCCCCGCTGATGGCTGTTGTTCGTCGACGCCTGACATTTCAACTGACGCCGCTGCTGGACCTGCTGCTGATTGTGATCTTCGCGCAGTACATGGAGGTTCAGGATCGAGCCGAATCGGCTCAGAACCGGCTGCAGCAGCAGGAGGCGGATCTGAATGACCGTCGCGCGGCGCTGCAACGGGACTTTGAGTCGCGGCAGACCGCTCTGGAAGCCGCCTTTACCAGTGAATCCACGGCACTGCGGGAAACGCGACAACACTACAGTGAACAGTTTCAGAACATTCTGGATCAGCATCAGCAGGTCGGAAACGCTCTGGCCAAGGCGCTGAATCTGCCTGGCAGCGTGATGGAACAGATTTTGAAACTTCGAACCGACGGCAGCGATGACGATGCCGATCGCATGGAATCCGCCGTCAGACGGCTCAGCACGGTGCTGGAATCTCGCGGCAGCGATCTGATGCGGTTCGTGATTCGCTTCGATGAAATGCAGAAGCACGTGACGCTGTGGGAAATCCATATTCAGGACAACGGCCAGGCTCGCTTTTCCGACGGCGAACAGGCGCAGGACGTGGCATTCGAATCCACCGACGAATTCGCGGCCCGCGCGTTCGAAGCCAGTAAGGCATTTACGGAACCGAAGCCACTTGTCATCATCCTGTTGACGTACGGCGATGCTCAGGGACGATTTCGGCAACAGGCGACCGAAGG
Encoded here:
- a CDS encoding MotA/TolQ/ExbB proton channel family protein; the protein is MPVPQLSELGPWLTYLSGLTSIIIVAAAAFHVFCFFVLWVWYRRDLSVIAGALDDFTRGLKHRSVLGRSAPLTNQIDAFVADINDVVNDPSRQADRVECLRRMHILDERRSYLDSLSFETAGNMARTMIEAYPLAGVLGTILAIGAGIQRPGASADGAGVSDVAATMSGIVARFGDAIWSTFCGLLAAIILMFINSLLETRFDRLTQSRSHVRDMVAGAKRELAMTATVSSKDGAASSGAVTSGSAAAGKSGGEPR
- the aroC gene encoding chorismate synthase, giving the protein MPGNSFGQCFRITTAGESHGPGNVVIVDGVPPGLPLSVDDLMTDLERRRPGQSHLVTQRQEADVPEILAGVFEGRTTGTSIAILIRNTDQRSRDYSDIRDKYRPGHADFTFDARYGFRDYRGGGRSSARETTARVAAGVIAKKLIERDFGGKVTGYVTQIGHVKASIEAPENVTLQQVETLPDGSPNFVRCPDPDAAAKMVALIEEVRRDTDSIGGVSEIVATGIPAGLGEPVFDKLKADLGKALFSLPAVLGVEYGIGFGCAELRGSQNNDLFVSGDSAEGSPARITTSSNRHGGMLGGISSGLPIVLRAAIKPTSSLAREQSTVTRDGRPTTISTKGRHDPCLLPRFVPMGEAMVAIVIADHWLRWKAIGGTA
- a CDS encoding serine/threonine-protein kinase, whose product is MPGRATSYNVGDVPSQHSQRSSDVTSPDEETGFELQGFPVHRGESDLRSREPVEILASQFVEELRQGRKPSIEIYARRYPRHAHTIRDSFPMLALLEQARSQNEAAAIRRNMPERFPFHRLGRCELLCEIGRGGMGVVFQGRESGGHIVAVKVLPWRVAVVPEWQRRFEAEARIAAGLRHRNIVPVYRFGQEHGYCYYVMQFVNGVGLDSIIERLRETEGVVYQDEIRRKEADQPSGFISSTELRALTTAADVEQADDSKRKRLTRTSWKSFTQIAIQTAQALRHAHSAGILHNDIKPANILLDASGRVWISDFGLSQPIDQRDTTVAQRLMGTLRYMAPERFLGTHDATSDLYSLGITLYELATLVNAWESTSEDKMVSMILEQSPPAPRQIQSDIPKGLETIILNCIARHPTDRYSCADDLLNDLLKFSHGQKVSSTKRSSFSGFFNSIRKRTES